The genomic interval TCGCCACCGGCCAGCGTGCGCACCGTCTTCTCGTAGGACGCCACGCTGACCCCGTAGTCGGGGGCGGTCGTGGAGGCGGCCCGCTGCTGCACGTTCAGGCCATAGGTGGGGTCTGGCAACACGGTGCCGTTGGCGCCCACGACACCGGTGAGCACCGACAGGGTGTCGAGCCGCGCACCCAGGACCGGAGCGGGGCTGCGGCCGTTGGCCGTGTGGCACTCGATGCAGCGCGCCTGGTTGTAGCGCGGGCCCAGCTGCCCCACGTGCTCGGTGAACACCGGGTTGGTGTTCGGGTGCTCGGAGTGCTTGCCATCGGCGAACGAGGTGTGGAACAGGCGGCGTCCCTGCACGAACCGCTTGGTGTTGCCGATGCCGATGTTGTTGGCCATCTGCTGGAACACCCGGTGCGGCTCTTCCGAGTAGTTGTAGGACACGCTGGCCTGTCCACCCAGCAGCGTGGAGTCAGGCAGGGGTTCGGAATCCAGGTTGGGGACGATGCCGTACCAGGGGCGCAATCCCTTGCCCACCACGTAGAGCTGCTCGAACGAGTAGTAGCGCTCACCACCGCCGTCGATGGCGGGGCTCTGCAGGCGCGGCGCGGGGGCCAGCTCGATCTTGTCGCCAATCTTCAGCGGGCTGTGCGGGGACGTACGCCAGTTCGACGTGAAGGACATCTTGCACGTGCGCTGACCCGCGTGGCAGATGGGCTTGTTGCCCTCTTCTGGATTATTGAAGCCGTAGTTCAGCGACCAGCCAAAGTCTCGCACATTGGGATTGTTGATGTTGCGGAACAGGCTGAAGGTGGTGCCATTGAACGTGCCGTCATTGACGTGCAGGATCACCTCGATGCGCTGACGGCCGGCGGGCACTTCGTCACGGATTTCGAGACCGAATGTCCGGTTCTGGAAATAGAAGGTGGGAAAGGTGAAGTACCGCCCCGGGCCTACGTCGGGGGCGTCCCAGGCTTCGCCGCGTTCACGCGCATGGCGCTCGGTGGGCCGAGCACCCATGAAGGTGACGAGGGTACCGTCGGGCTCGGTGTACTGGAGCTGCTCGACGATGGGCGTATCGGCCGCGTAGAGCGGCGTGTAGTCGGCCATGACGCCAGTGCCGAGCGGAGCGGGCGTCACCGGGACGTTGGGCGTTCCAGGCGCCGCGGGCGGGGAGGACCCGCCAGAGGAGACAATGTCTCCGCCATTACCGCCGCAAGCCGTCAACGAGACGACAGCGGCAAACACGGTCGCCAGTGCTGATGCGGATGGGCGGCCAGACGAATCGAGAGAAGGGGGTGTCGATTTCGTGGAGCTCATGAGGGGGGGCTTCTTTGGTGGGGGCTCATGCATCAGCATTCATAGCATAATGCTGACAGCGATGCGATGGATTGAGCACACCGCATGCCCGCATGCTCCCACTCGCCAATCCTTACGATCTGGGAATGGCTCTCATCCTCGACACGCAGCCTGCCCAAAGGCTGCCGCAACGCCGCTCATCGTGGTGTCTTGTCCGAAGAGGGTGGGGTGTCCGCGATGACGTTGCGGCTGGCGGTTGGCGATGAGAATGCCACTCCGGCTCCGCCGTCAGGATTGCCAGGGTTGGGAGCGCGAATGCGTTCTCCCAGCCAGGTTTCGCGGGGGAGCCTGGTGACAGCAGTCACCACTGGTGACTGGGGTCACCCGGGGCGCTGGTGACGACGCTCACCCCCCAGGGGCTCGCGAGGCCATCTCCTCCGCGTAACTCCGCGAAAGTACGTTCAAATCCGGGCCTGCCCGCCCTGGCACGAGCGCTGCAATGAAGCCTTCACGTCAAGGCACTCCCCCTCTCTCGGCAACAAGCCCCGTTTTCTCAGGAGATACGACCATGCGTCTCGGAAAAACCCCCAAGTTCACGCTCCCCGACTTCAAGAGCTCGCCCAAGGCCCCCAAGACCAACAAGCCCGACATCACCCCCAAGCCCTCTCCTCGCCCGGACATCAACGGCAACATCCCTGGCAAGAAGCCCGACACCACCCCCAAGTTCTCTCCTCGCCCGGACATCAACGGCAACATCCCTGGCAAGAAGCCCGACACCACCCCCAAGTTCTCTCCTCGCCCGGACATCAACGGCAACATCCCTGGCAAGAAGCCTGACTTCAACCTCGACGGGTTCTCGCCGGGCAATGGGCTGAACAACCTCAAACCGAACCGCTTCGGAAGCCTCGGCAATGGTCTCTCGGCCGTGGGTGACGTCGTCGGCGGAGTGGCGAGCGGAGCGATGGGCCTTGCCGGCGCGGGGCTCGAGGCGGCCAGCATGTTGCCTGGCGCGCTGGGCATGATGGACCCGTTCGCGGCGGGTGTTCTGCCCCCGGAGCTGGCCGGTGGTCCGATGATGGATCCGTACGCTACCGCGGGTCTGCCCCCGGAGCTGGCCGGTGGTCCGATGATGGACCCGTACGCTGCCGGTGGTCCGATGATGGACCCGTACGCGACCGCGGGTCTGCCCTCGCAGCTGGCCGCTGGTCCGATGATGGACCCGACGATGGATCCGACCGCGCTCCAGCAGTCGGACCTCGGGAACATTCTCAACTCGGTGGCCCACGCGATCAGCACCGCGACCCAGGCCCTCGAGACCGTGAAGGGACTCGTGGGTGAGAACACCGCCACGGTTGCCCAACCCCTGCTGAAGATGGCCGCCGAGAAGCTGCCCGTTGCGAGGGAGCTCACCGCCCCGCTGACTCGGCTCCAGGATTCCCAGGGTATCGACGTGGTCTGATTTCCAGGCTCGGTAACTCCCAGGCAACTCCAAGGCAAACGGTGCACCCATGACCATCCGATTTCGACCCCGAGTCAATGTTCCCCTGCCGACGAGCATCAACGACAAGTCCTCGGTCGGTGCACCGGTGAAGGCCAACCCCCTCCAGCGCGCGAACGAGCCACACACCGGGCGGACTCCGGGAATCACCGACGGCTTCGAGGGCCCGGTCCGCTCGAACAGGCCCCAGCGCCCGGAACTGGCTGGAACCCTGGCGGAAATGCGAGTCCCCGTGGGGCAGGCCATGGGCCCCGCGTTGTCGTCAGGCAAGCACAGCACCACCGCGGCCCAGACGCTCGACCTGAAGAATCCCCTCTCCCATCCCGATGCGCCGCAATTCCAGAATGCCTTCACCGCGCTCGGCATGAACGAGGCGAAGACCGCGGAGGTCTGGGGCGACATCCTCCATGGCGTGAAGCGCCAGGAGGAGATCAGGGCCAACGTCAAGGAGAGCCGGACCACCCCCTGGACCGCGGACAAACCCATCCCGGACAAGTCCAACCCGCACTACGAGAAGGTCGCCCACGAGCTGGGCCCCTACCTGCGCATCGAGG from Archangium lipolyticum carries:
- a CDS encoding di-heme oxidoreductase family protein — translated: MTPAPLGTGVMADYTPLYAADTPIVEQLQYTEPDGTLVTFMGARPTERHARERGEAWDAPDVGPGRYFTFPTFYFQNRTFGLEIRDEVPAGRQRIEVILHVNDGTFNGTTFSLFRNINNPNVRDFGWSLNYGFNNPEEGNKPICHAGQRTCKMSFTSNWRTSPHSPLKIGDKIELAPAPRLQSPAIDGGGERYYSFEQLYVVGKGLRPWYGIVPNLDSEPLPDSTLLGGQASVSYNYSEEPHRVFQQMANNIGIGNTKRFVQGRRLFHTSFADGKHSEHPNTNPVFTEHVGQLGPRYNQARCIECHTANGRSPAPVLGARLDTLSVLTGVVGANGTVLPDPTYGLNVQQRAASTTAPDYGVSVASYEKTVRTLAGGEQVELVKPVYTFKGPVPSLYSVRQAPQVIGMGLLEAVAEPTILALADPNDANGDGVRGVPHWVNDPETGKVHLGRFGWKATKASLRHQVGDALVKDMGVTSPVFPSRSCQQGAPDCRASTASTAVSETELQRMSDYLSLVGVPAQRSLRSGYPEGIRVSPEHNVNPQLIERGSALFAQARCTSCHTPQMNTGNTHPFAELRNQTIRPYTDLLLHDMGPELADTLTEGQAGPSMWRTAPLWGVGSLKYVQGGVQNVRYLHDGRARTLTEAIVWHGGEATASRQLFEAFTPEERAAVIAFLESL
- a CDS encoding PspC family transcriptional regulator; this translates as MRLGKTPKFTLPDFKSSPKAPKTNKPDITPKPSPRPDINGNIPGKKPDTTPKFSPRPDINGNIPGKKPDTTPKFSPRPDINGNIPGKKPDFNLDGFSPGNGLNNLKPNRFGSLGNGLSAVGDVVGGVASGAMGLAGAGLEAASMLPGALGMMDPFAAGVLPPELAGGPMMDPYATAGLPPELAGGPMMDPYAAGGPMMDPYATAGLPSQLAAGPMMDPTMDPTALQQSDLGNILNSVAHAISTATQALETVKGLVGENTATVAQPLLKMAAEKLPVARELTAPLTRLQDSQGIDVV